The following DNA comes from Camelina sativa cultivar DH55 chromosome 14, Cs, whole genome shotgun sequence.
ATCATTACGCTTAGGCCATGATTAAGCACTCAAGACATAAAACACATAAACTAGTAACAAAAAAGTGTAGCTTCAATATTATTTTagaccctatatatatatatatatatatatatatataaagacttGTAGTTAAAGTGGATCTACCAATTTATAAAGACTGCTAACACCCAAGAGCAAAAAGAGAAGACTAGGTttggtttttcctttttttctttacgGTCCACAGAGCGAATAAACCCTTTGTTTAAGTGAAGAAAAAGGTTAAGCAACCATTTGGTATCATTCTTCTTTGGTGAGCACTCATGTGTGCACATAACAATCTAAAAGAAGGTATCTATTTGACTCCAGGAGAGGCCGATATAAACTTACCTTTATGGATGGCAGATTCCTTTCATGAGAGTCTGAGGCTACAAtaaaaaggaggaaaaaaagaaagaagaaaaaaacaagttaatGGTGGGCACAAGAATATGAGAAAGCATATAATAAACCAGGGAGTGTCAGGACATAAATAGAAGATCACAATCTGGAGAATGTAGACTGATTTTACATGTGAAAACATTCCATCAAGATCAGCACAATAATTCCTGCATGATAAGTCATTGATTAGATGCAAATGGCATGAGATTGACTGACATATATATAGCAGGTTTCAAAAATGCCAAAAGGGAAAAGAATGCATTAGCAAAATGCTCTGTTACAAGAACACAATAGTTATAGGCACCAACCGTATACATATCATTTTACCCAAAACCATCAGAGAGGACATATTTTCTGTACTGTAATGAGCTTAATTTAAGACACGAGCAATCCAACTATGTCCCCCAATGAGTTTACTTTGAGACATGGAGATCATTGGTTTCAATATTACAACTCAAAAGAGAGACATTCCAGGCATTTTAGCCATTTGATGGATGTACAAAAAGAGTAGGAAAATAAAACTCACACATTGGTACATCAAACAGGGAATGGATTCCAAAGCCTTAAACCAGCCTGCATATAAATTCTGCAGAACTGCAAGACGATGATATAGGACAGGGCATACTACCAGACGTAATCTGAGCATGgttcaaacaatcaaatcaacagAGAATTCACATTCGAGCATCAACTCTAAAAACCCAACCTGATTCAAGAAGTTGAAAGCAGAGAAGAAACTAGAGATATATTAGAAACATGTACAAAGGTACAAAAGGTGTCATAAGTCTTGTTCCCCAGACACATACAGAAACCGAATAAAGAGAAAGATGCAGCCAATCAATTCGCAAACGAGACATACATAATAATAGACATATATCATATCCTTCATCAAATTCATATTATCAGCCATTTCTTTCTTGGAAACACCAAGATGAACTTGTAAATCTGATGATAGGTAAAGCCTTATATAAAAAAGTCACACACTTATGGAAATCAACAGCGTATTCCATCCTCAACATTCACGGCGATAATCACGGCCATAGCTGTAGTGTGGCCTAGTTGCAAAGTCGCTCTCAGACCTTTCTGCAGCAGCAGCACCTCTCTCTTCATCCAAGTTCAATCCACCCAACGACTTCTGAAACTGCCTGTGATCATAAGGAGAGTAATCCACTGGCGCAGATGGGCCACTAGGCACTCCGTAGCTAGACAATCTTGAGCCCGCAGGAGGAGCCTGTGATGGCTTGTAATCGTTAACGGGAAAGGCATCAACGGGAGCTGATGGCCCACTCGGCGGTGGAGCGTAGTTAGAATACCGAGGAGGAATAACAAAAGGAGGCTGCTTGTGATCAGCCGATGAGAAAGCATCGGCTGGAGCAGATGGGCCACCACTTGGCATGCCGTAGTTGGAGGCACGATCGTACATTGAACGTGGAGGAGGAGGCGGGAAATAGTACCCCGAGTAGTAGTGATCAGTGAACTGGTAAGGAGACGGTGACGGTGACTGCGAGAATTCTCTGTAGTCACGCTGAGGAGACGGAGACGGAGCTTGGGGAGGAGGAGGGGGAGGGGTAGGGGAGTAATAATGGTTGTTTGGAGGGGCAGAATAGTAATCTAGTGGTTGTGATTGAGGacgtggcggaggaggaggatgttgcTGCGGTGGAGGGATTGGTCTATCTTTGATCGAGAGCTTCAAGCGTATCTTCCCCTGAGGTCGACCCGATGGACGAACCAGCTCAAGCGAGTTGATCAATTCCGGAATGATCGACCCGTCCGAGTCAATCAAGCGAGCTAGAGGAAACCTAACCGATCCAACGAGGGTTTTTGCCAGATCCGAAGAATTGGAATTGGAATGAAAAACCTCGATGTTGAGGACCGATTCGTGGACAGATCGGGTGAGAGGAAGAGTGATCCGCTCGTTCCACACCGGTTTGACGGAGGCGGAATCGTCTGAACGGGTGGAGAGACGCTGGTCTTGGTCAAGGTACAGAACAACGTAGGGTTTCAGGTCACCGTTACGCCAGTTGACGTTCTTCAGGTGCTTAGCCGAGACGACGGTAACAATCAGGTCAAGTGGCTCCGACGAAGCCATGATGAGTACTACGCTGCGTTTtgagacgagacgagacgagacgGTGGTGTTCTGTTCGCGGTGGTCTTAGCTAACGTGCGCACGTATCTGTCTCAAAAGGTGTATGTATGTAAGCTATCATCGTTGTATAtcaaaaaggtttttaaaacctgCTGCGTAATCAAGAAGCTTTTGACTTTCGTGGTTGACTCATTCTTGTAGAGACAGCTGGAGTTATTCATAACAGGAATAGGGATATTGATACCTTTATATCCAAACAGAAGACTAAATTCTCACCAAGCACAAACAAGATAGGGAGGCATTTTGAAAGAGTGGATAACActttcagtcttcttcttcgttgggATAGGTCAAGGTCAGGGAACAACAATGGCTTCCTCTGCAACAGCTCCAAATTCGCTatctttcttctcatcttctctgtttctgtcttCCTCTCACCAAATCCCTAAAACCTACGTTTCCGTTTCGAAACTCGGCTCCGGCAGAGTAACGAAGCCACTCTCTGTCGCTTCCCAGCTAGCGACTCTACCAATCATCTCATTCGAAGGGGAGAAGGTTGGAGAGACGTATCTCGACCTCAAAACGGCGCCGGAATATACCGCGCGTTCCGTTGTTCACCGAGCCATCGTGACGGACCTGCAGAACAAGCGGCGAGGTACTGCTTCGACGCTGACTCGAGGTGAAGTTCGCGGTGGTGGAATTAAGCCTTACTCGCAGAAGAAAACTGGTAACGCGAGGCGTGGATCTCAGAGAACTCCGCTACGTCCAGGTGGAGGTGTGGTGTTTGGGCCGAGACCTAAGGATTGGTCGATTAAGATCAacaggaaggagaagaagctggcGATATCGACGGCGATTTCGAGTGCCGCTTCGGCGGAAGGTGGTGCGATTGTGGTGGAGGAATTTGGGGAGAAGTTTGAGAAGCCCAAGACGAAAGATTTCTTAGCAGCGATGAAGAGGTGGGGATTGGATCCGAAGGAGAAAGCTATGTTTTTGATGATTGATGTCGATGACAATGTGGCCAAGTCGAGTAGGAACATTGGAACGTTGAGGATGCTGACGCCGAGGACGTTGAATCTGTTTGACATTTTGAATTCTGATAAGCTTGTGTTGACCCCTGCGGCGGTTGAGTTCTTGAATGCGAGGTACGGTGTTGATGCCTtggaagaggaggatgaagatgacACTGAAGGTTAGTGTTTTCCTTGAAGACTACTCACTTGTTCTTGAAAGgaattggcttttttttttttttttgggggtcaaaATTTGATGCTTTTGATGTTTCTGCTTGATTGTTGTTGTCTGGTTAGTATAAGTAGAAATTTGATGTGTTAATATGGAAACGTTAttgtacattttgttttttttttgggtgtgctATGAAGGGTCAGAGGAAGCTGAAGAATGAGTAGCTCCGTAGTTCCAGATTGCTTCAAGTAGTTGTGGCTTATGAGATTAATCTTCAGTACATGTTCTTACTCTTCTTGATGAGgtcttctctttcctttttgcTTAACAACAAGTGATAAAAATGTGCAttttgttttagagtttttcatAGAGAGTATTATCCTCTTCTTTGTCACACTACAACCACCCTCTATGATCATGAGTCGAATACTATCTACAAAATCGTTTAGAATGGAGGCTTCTCTCATTGATTAATATGAgttggttttatttgttctctCCAGCCAAAACCGAAAAAggttgaatatatattttgttgattgtttgtgCATCAGTTAAGATTGAAACACAAAGACTAGTGTAATAAGAAGGTTTTGAAATTGTAACGAGTAGTGAAGGATACACAAGCACTCTTAATACCAGGTCGCAATGACACAGCTTTCAGTCTTATTTAATTGTGGGCTTTATGAATATGGCTCAATGTTTTAAAGAAGggatatgaatatatatataggatgcAAAATCTATGAACGTATAGGGTCAACTACAAAAATATGGTGGTCAAAAGAACAAAGATCTTTGGAAATATCAAAACTGAAaaaccaacaataacaaaaataaaaaaagacctCCAAAAATCTAACGGTTATGGTTTCAAATGTAAGCTTGACCTCTCTCTTTATCGATCAATTTAtgcttctttctattttttacttttctttttcaatcagtttgattcttaggggaataaaaaaaacacaaaaccgcCATAGAATGCTTTGGATTGTTTATCTCACAATGGTTCTGAGAATTTAGtgctgtttttaaaaaaaaaaaatgggaattgATGCGAAAGATGTCGGAACTCTGTTCTGGAAAATTCTCATATTTTCCACGAACACCATTTATACATACGTAACGAAATACCCCTTTGTTTCTGCTGTTTCTGCTGTTATCTTCCTCTTATACATTTTCCTTCCTCGTCTTTTCTATTTCATGCTTTACTCTTCTCCATTGATCGCCTGCTCTGCATTTTATCTTCGGAACCATCCAAGTTTCAAGCTTTTGAATTTCAATACGGATGATGATGACTTATCTTCTAATTCCCAAAAGAGATCATCTGAGGAAGAAACAGGGAAGGCGGACTTAAAGCACCAACGAAGTGTACGACGAAACGCCAGAAGAAAAGTTGAAGAGGTTGGCAAAGATTGGGACTCTTCTCAGGCTAGCGAGGATGAGAGAGATAAAGTCATTTTAACAACTCTCTATGGCGAAATCCCCAAACTCGAGAAACTCAAGAAAGACAGAGCCTTTCTTGTGTCCGAAGATTTCTCCTTTGAGTCTAGCCTTGACGAAGAATGTCCTTCAGCCACCGGTGACGTCTCCGTTGTGGATCCATCCGAGAGGTTAACGAGCGGTGGCGGCGAAACCGAGATAGAGTGTTCGTCATCATCaggagatgatgaagaggaaACTAGCCGTGAAGACAAAAAGGTTGTAGCTTGGACAGAGGATGATCAAAAGAATTTGATGGAATTGGGAAACTCTGAGATGGAACGTAACAAGAGGTTAGAGCATTTGATTAcgagaagaagaatgaggagaGTAGTCAAAGTTGCCGCTGAGGGAAGAAGCCTAATGGATATGGAAGTTCCTTCAATCTGTGTTGGACGAAACTATTTCGGTTTGGATCAAGAAAACTACATGATTGATGGGCTTCAAATGCCTGAATCTGCACCTTCTGTGTTATTATTACCAACAAAAAACCCCTTTGATCTTCCTTATGATCCACAAGAGGAGAAGCCTAACCTCTCAGGGGATAGTTTTCAGCAAGAGTTTGCAGCCAACCCTAATGATATCTTCTTCTGCCGCCATGAAAGCTTTTGCCGCAGAGTCTTCCCATTGGAAAATCAGCTTGACTCGAAATGGGAGCCGTGGAGAAACAAATCTATTGATGGTTGGCCTAGAACACAACAAGGTACATTCTTTCCCATCATTTTGCTGTTAGGCGAAGAACTTTGGATTTGTACGGTTGTAGTTATTACCTTTATAGATTATAAATGATTCTAAGTTCTAcagtttttggtttatgatcATGTAGGTAGCAATGATGGATTGGTTGGGGAGAAGCATTCTCTAATGAAAGGAAAAGACCTAACAAGAGCAGAAGGAAATGATATGGGATCAGAACACAGCACAGAAATCGTTATGAGTGATTCAAGCTCATTGCTTTCTcctggagagagagaaatggatTCTGATGTCTCAAATCAAGCAGACTCTTCTGGAGCATCCGGGAAACGAAATGGTGATCTTCTTCGTGTTGAAAACCCTCTAGTTGGTTTAGTTCCAAGAAACACTGGTTCGGTTTCGAGCTCCTTAGCAGCGGAAAGGCAAAGATACATGGAGCATTTTGGTTACAGGTCAAGAAAAGGTCGCAAGTTATCCGTGGAATCTGATCTCCAAGTTGAGTTTTCTGAAATCGGATCACCTCCCACTACAGTCGATGGGAATAATTCTTCTGATGAGGAGAAGTCACTCTTTGTTAACGAATCAGAAACCGGAAAGGAGATTAGTGGTGAGGAAATTGAGGTGATACAGAAGAAGAGCATTGTAGATAGAACAACAGAATCTCAACTGTTACCTATGAAGAAAGTTGATCAAGATTTTAATGAAACAAGCTCTCCAGAAAATCATGTAGCCAAACAGTTTGAGGGTCTGTCTGATGGTACAAATGTCAATGGAAGATCTGAGGATTCAGAGAGAGGATTGCATATATCTGAAGAGGCTAAAGTTCCTCACATCAATGAAGTTATTTCGAAACTAGAGGAGGTTATATAGTTCTTGTTCTTGTCAAGTTTTGTGGAACATGATTGCTTTTTCAATGTGTTTTCTCAAAatgttgaatttgaattttttttttcttgcaacgTTTTGACAGGAATCACAGGAACTTATCCAAAACTCAACTGATGAGATGAAGATAAGTAACGACTCTGGTGAGCCTGAACGCTCTGAGTCTGAGAGAAGAACCAATCAAGAATCCGAAGAGAATTTTGAGGGAGGCCAATCAACACAAgagatgatgcaagaacttgtTGAACCTCAAGTTTCAATTGTAACTAACGTCACATCATCAGACGAATCTGCTACTTCCCCAAGATCAGTGTTACCAGACATGGTGTTACCTTTAGAACAGACTTATACTCTTACTTCTGAGAGCTTGGAACATACATCAGATAGTCAACCGCGACCTGCAATCCCATTTTTGGAATCTCCTCAGAATCAATCAGGTGGTGATATAGTAACAGTTTTAGAAACAGAGGTTAGTTTCAATGGCTTTTCTGTGAACTTGAACTGAAATGTACTTTTTAAAGAAAGATGaagtgtgtttttaaaaaaaaaacagggacAATCTGAGGCAAGAAGTGAGGAGGAAGCTACTGGAGTAGAATCTTCTTCAGATGCAATTGTCTCTAACACTCAACAAACTCAGGCGTCTGCAGTATAGAAAGTATAAGTTTCCTAGCTAAATTTCAGATTTACtgtttttggaatttgattTAGTTGGTCATCAAGTTGTTTGTTgataattaagataaaatttattttgtcttttaaaaagtttaatttataTCTGATAACGATTGGCTATTTgtatttaaagtttaatttttagtaaattactgtctttagttaaaaatagGTAGATAAGAAGATAACTTTGTCAACAAGAAGGGTTTATAACAATTGGTTAATTTTATCCCGATCCCGATTATGAAGCTCTATATAAATattctttatttaatatttcaataatAGCATTATcgtcacttgtttttttttttaattatttatagtttttccATGGATCCATTTTGTTCACTAATAACGATGTGTAAATTTTATCCATGTTGGCCGGAAAACTTGTGGATAACAAGAAATGATATATAATCTATTTTCTGATAACTTGTTTAATAGACTGTCTAATTTAGACTGAACTCAAGATTCTTAAACTATATGTTAGTTTACGAAtcttttaatttcatatatgaCACCATTTATACTTGTAATTACACATTACATATTCAAAGTTGGACGTCAGAATTCGTAGAATATGATATCCACAAATGACCCCATAATCGATTCTTATACTCTCTAGTCTCTGccaattagattaaaaaaaggaaaaaatgtttttaagaaaTAGTATTAAGCTTCCTTACGATTATATAggtgtaaataattttttttttcacgcattaatctctgttttgtttaacATGTGGATAATTTTTTGGTCATGTTTTAAATTCTATCCAATactgtttcatttgtttctctTACAGAACACTTATCTTCTTTGGATATATCTttgaacaaattttttaaatattgctGTGAATAATTTTAGTAATCCTTCCTTCTATTctgattataaaattaataatataaacttgaCTTATTTACACGCATTTCTTATTGTTTACCTAAACTTGCAAAGTGTTACACTATGTAATTATAATTGAAACAAAATATGCAATGATACTACGGTGGAATATTTTATACGTCATTATCTTTtacctatataaaaaaacaattttataatttatcgAGTTATTGGTTTATTTCATTTAAAGATGGATCTAAGAtttaatcagaaaaaaagattgtcaagaattcttattattttacttaaaatgATAATATcagtaattaattattataagtaattatctacatttttcttttagataAAACTGGACCGAGTCAGTCGAAAAATCCGATAAAAAGATTCAGTTGCAAAATCATAGTTTATCCAAAAACCCTACCACTTGTCTAAAAAAGAAACGCATCTCCGATAGACACATTGAGTTTTATTTACGTTCCTTAATTCACATTATTAGATTATCAAAAGAAGAGAGCTTTACCGAGAGAGAGTTTTTATATTAGCAGTAGTAACAATGGCTGTTGGTTCGATGAATATCGAAGAAGGCACTGTTTACCCTGCAAAGACAACTTTTCAAGTCTGTCTCTGCTGTATGATTGCTGCTGTTGGTGGTCTCATGTTTGGTTACGACATCGGAATCTCaggtttcttttctcttcttttgttttttatatttttaaggtTTGTAGTGATCAGTTTAtttaactaataataataatggttttGCAGGAGGTGTGACGAGTATGGACACATTCTTGATAGATTTTTTCCCACACGTGTACGAGAAGAAACACAGAGTACACGAGAACAACTACTGCAAATTCGATGACCAGCTTTTGCAGTTGTTCACTTCTTCTCTCTACTTGGCTGGGATCTTTGCTAGTCTTGTTGCTTCCTATTTCTCCAGGGCTTTCGGAAGAAAACCAACCATCATCCTCgcctccatcttcttccttgcCGGTGCTCTCCTCAACTTGTCTGCACAAAACCTTGGCATGTTGATCGGTGGCCGTATTCTTCTCGGTTGTGGTATTGGTTTCGGTAATCAGGTAACCCATATCACACTATATATATCCATCTTTCCTTTGTTTTGATCTTTTCTAggatttcctctgtttttagggttttttttctctgtttgttaTATGCCGTTACATCAGCATCAAACATTGATTGAAAGTGAAACCAATGCTTTTGCAGACGGTTCCATTGTTCATCTCAGAGATTGCTCCGCCGAGATTCAGAGGAGGACTAAGCGTCATGTTCCAGTTTCTCATCACCGTCGGAATCTTAGCAGCAAGTTGTGTGAACTACCTCACTTCCACGTTGAAGAACGGCTGGAGATACTCTCTCGGTGGTGCTGCTGTCCCTGCTTTAATCCTCTTGGTAGGATCCTTCTTTATCCACGAGACTCCAGCTAGCCTCATCGAGCGTGGTAAAGATGAAAAAGGCAAGGAAGTCCTGAGGAAGATCAGAGGCGTTGAAGACGTTGATCTCGAGTTTCATGAGATCAAACGCGCCACAGAGGTTGCAGCAAAAGTAAAAAGCCCTTTTAAGGAACTCTTCTCCAAGCGCGAGAACAGACCCCCATTGGTGTGCGGAACGCTGCTTCAGTTCTTTCAACAGTTCACCGGAATCAATGTGGTTATGTTCTACGCTCCAGTCTTGTTCCAGGGTAGTGGTAACAACGCTTCTCTCATCTCTACCGTTGTCACCAACGGTGTGAACGCATGCGCTACCATTTTATCGATTGCCTTGGTTGATAATGCTGGTAGGAGATGTCTTTTAATGGAAGGAGCCCTCCAGATGACCATTACACaggttaatttcttttttttatataccttGCTTGTGTCACATGAcatgatatacaacatattcTTACTTTTACTTGGATAACAatcttttttacattttgatattCTCTCTCCAGATGACAATTGGAGGCATTCTCTTAGCTCACTTGAAGCTCGTTGGTTCTATTACGGGTCATGCCGTGCCACTGATTGTATTGATCCTCATCTGCGTATATGTGTCTGGTTTTGCGTGGTCTTGGGGACCATTGGGATGGCTGGTTCCCTCTGAGATCTATCCTCTTGAGGTGAGAAATGCAGGTTACTTCTGTGCAGTGGCGATGAACATGGTCTGCACTTTCATCATCGGTCAGTTCTTCTTGTCAGCTCTCTGCAGACTCagatctttcttgttcttcttcttcggagcaATGAACATTATTATGGGACTATTTGTGGTCTTCTTTCTCCCCGAGACCAGGGGTGTTCCTATTGAGGAAATGGCCGAGAGGCGTTGGAAGACGCACCCGCGTTGGAAGAAATATTTCAAAGACTaaatttgttcctttttttttttgccgtagTTATTAATAATTCGAACATTTTCCAGAGTTTTTTAGCTAGAGTTTGCccttctagtttttttttcttttctttccataCTTTCTCTgctaattttaataatttgtagtTCACATTGTTTAGATTATTAAGTCGAAAATGTTCATTGGATAAGTAACTctttaataataaagaaaagtaaCTTATTCagaattttatctttaaaacagagtttttacttttaacttttgaaatttcaatGAATATGCACAAATTGTAGTTTGGGGACTGAATTGTTCTCGTTCAACAGTAATTTTGAACTTCAGCATTTGAGATCCCTAATAAAGTGGCGACAAATCATCACTAAGAAACTTGAGTGTATAAAAAATCTACTATATCCAGCAcaaaaacataatcatatattcatatcaattttagttttctttttttttttctttgataaaaattaattttagttcTTACgttacatttttaaaagttaagagAATACTAAGTCAAactttttggaaatttattaaGGTGACTGACTCAATCAGGCTAAGAAACGGTGCCATTTAACTGATAATACGTATTCTTCTAACATCAACACCAAACCAACACTGCAACACAACATACGGACTCTATTCTGCCATCATTCCCAAATCCAGGTAATAGACTCAAATCCAAATTATTTACTACAACATCAAAAGTGAGTGCGTGATTGTAGTAACACCAAGTAAGCAGAGAGTGTTATGGGCTGACGGATCTGGAGGTGCTTGATCTTGCGCTCCTCGAATGGCTCATTGAAGATTGACTGTCGCGCCTGCGAGACTTGCTTCTGCTCCCTTTCCTTCCCTTCTTCGGGGATAAGCTCCGCGATTTGCTTCTCCTCAGAGGGCTTACGCTGCTCGACACTGACCTGTACCTGATTTCATTTGTATCTTCCGTTACTTACTACATTACTCAGCAGTTTCAGCTAATCTGTTTCTATTAACCTAACGCCATACCTTCTGTAGTGACGACTTTCAGGTGAGAAGGACCTGTCTCTCCCTCGGTAGTAAGGCGAAAAAGACCGGTCTCTTCCCCTGCAGTAGGGTGAGTATGATCTGTCACGTGCTCTGTATCGTGGCGAGTATGACCTGGACCTGTACCTCCGCCTGTAGTAAGGCGAGTATGATCTGTCCCTTGCTCTGTAGTGAGGTGAGTAGGATCTGGACCTGGACCGTTCCCTCCGCCTGTAGTAGGGTGAGTATGATCTGTCGCGTCTCCTGTAGTAGCGATCATCAGGTGATGGAGATCTGGAACGAGAGTAAGATCTGCCTCGCCTATAGTAGGGTGAGTACGAAGATGATCTTTCTCTCAACCTATAGCTTGGAGAATAAGATCTGCTCCGATCAGATGAGTAGCTTCGACTGCGACTACGAGAGCAGCTATCAGACCTGCCGAGAGAGTAGCTAGGAGACCTATGGTGTCCTGCAAAAACAAACCATGTAAGAGAAAATCCGGAAACACCCACTAAGGAATCGTAATAAAACCAATAGACAAGATGCCGTATATACCTCGAGCGGTTCTCAGCCCCAAGTACTTTCCAGGAGTTGGAGTACGTCCTCTACGACGTCTTGCCTGAACATAAAACCAGAGATATCATAGAGCTGTCAGAAATCTACCAATTAACTAGGAAAGTATTTGTAAAATTGGCGACAAGACAAAAATAACATTTGAACATTGAAGCCACTGAAGGAAGGGTATATATCAAGTTAATCAAGAAAGAGAGGAATGCAGGGTACACAACCCTATTTGTGTGAACTGTTGCAACGTTTGCTATTTGGTGAAGCACGGCTGCTACAAACAGCAGACCTGCTGCCACAGAAACTTGAAAGTGGAAACAAGCAAACAATTtaaatgagaacaaaaaaatataaaaaagtatcATATTACTCTCATCGCTtgtattatttcaaaattttccagATCGGAAATATGGTTCTACTTATATACCAGAGAAGTAATCCGTTTATTTACCTTCTCAACTTTAATGACGCGGCCGAGGAGAACAGAGTGATCCAGATATCTGATGCAGCGGTTAGCATCACCAACAGTTTCCAACGAGATAAAACCAAAACCGCGAGATTCTCTAGTCCATGGGTCCAGGACAAGGTGAACATCAGTTACCTAGAAATAGTTAAGCTCACAAAGGttaaaacatggaaaaaaaaacacatctacAGCTTATGCACTAGTGAGCtacaaaagatttaaaaagaaatccaaaaatcaacATAACATCCAACCTTTCCTTCTTTAGAGAAATGATCCTCCAGATCTCTTTCAGTTACCCGGTGAGACAACCCAGTTACATATAAACTGTTACCAGGATTCTCAGCATCGCTTGAGATACTCCTAATTTAAAAAGTTCAGATATAAGCGCTCATTCAAAAGCAGCAAACCAGAAACTCATGAAGATTCAGAACTAAAGGAAAGGAAACGTACCTCGACCG
Coding sequences within:
- the LOC104739303 gene encoding serine/arginine-rich splicing factor SR45a isoform X2, which gives rise to MSYSRRSRYSPSVSPYDKHRGRSVSRSLSRSRSRSISSDAENPGNSLYVTGLSHRVTERDLEDHFSKEGKVTDVHLVLDPWTRESRGFGFISLETVGDANRCIRYLDHSVLLGRVIKVEKARRRRGRTPTPGKYLGLRTARGHHRSPSYSLGRSDSCSRSRSRSYSSDRSRSYSPSYRLRERSSSYSPYYRRGRSYSRSRSPSPDDRYYRRRDRSYSPYYRRRERSRSRSYSPHYRARDRSYSPYYRRRYRSRSYSPRYRARDRSYSPYCRGRDRSFSPYYRGRDRSFSPESRHYRRSVSSSVSPLRRSKSRSLSPKKGRKGSRSKSRRRDSQSSMSHSRSARSSTSRSVSP
- the LOC104739303 gene encoding serine/arginine-rich splicing factor SR45a isoform X1, giving the protein MSYSRRSRYSPSVSPYDKHRGRSVSRSLSRSRSRSISSDAENPGNSLYVTGLSHRVTERDLEDHFSKEGKVTDVHLVLDPWTRESRGFGFISLETVGDANRCIRYLDHSVLLGRVIKVEKARRRRGRTPTPGKYLGLRTARGHHRSPSYSLGRSDSCSRSRSRSYSSDRSRSYSPSYRLRERSSSYSPYYRRGRSYSRSRSPSPDDRYYRRRDRSYSPYYRRRERSRSRSYSPHYRARDRSYSPYYRRRYRSRSYSPRYRARDRSYSPYCRGRDRSFSPYYRGRDRSFSPESRHYRRYRSVSSSVSPLRRSKSRSLSPKKGRKGSRSKSRRRDSQSSMSHSRSARSSTSRSVSP